Below is a window of Perca fluviatilis chromosome 14, GENO_Pfluv_1.0, whole genome shotgun sequence DNA.
tagctagctgagTTGTAGTCATCTGACTGGGTGACTATGTTTAGGCTATCTGTGTGTGGGTCTTTGAGTactatgaaaagcgctatataaataaaatgtagtattattattaatattaaaaagtgcaatccacatgttaacatatgtttattacagtgaataataatctaaatactactaagcagggctctcaagtgctTATGTTGGTCTTTTGTCTTGCACTCCCGCCACATATTGTATTTCTCACGTGGAAAaactatttataatatatttaatatgctGCAGCGCCCAAAATTTCTCTGGCGCGCCGctctcactatggaaccggccacttatcagccaatcaaaaaaaagaaaggggctacacaatagccaatcagaaaatagcactattgtatctgggtaagatttaacACAACAaccaatgaaaagaaaaagcataGAGCAGTGTACAGACACTTCCCCAAAcatttagtttgtgtgatttgtttctgactttcatatgaatgtttacaccaggcttggtcagttcttaatatactactgtgactcaagtagttaaataaaatgtcattcatataaattcatgcatcacctaatttcatcatgacatacaggcctggcctccaggaaagaacagtttgtttaatatatctaatcttgtgttgttcatactatacaatgatttattacagATTATCTGGCCAATGCTGGGTGTCTAAGGCCTTTGAAACGCATAGAAGACGAATATCTCTTGGTGGAGGATATCATCATGTTTCAGGTGGTTCATCGAGTCAGTGCAGCACTTCAAAGTTTTCActacattattaggcttttaaatcaatacagccataacaatttatgtaaaaatacttaacagaGGTTTACttatcatttatggttcatatttgccatttagtCCTGTAAGATCATATTCGTTTTTGTGagtaaacaaggaaattcaattataaaaaaaaataaaaaatatttttcattcattatcatcaatcattatcattattggtgcttatttcttagaacttaatcagaacaggtgaaagtacttgaaatgtaacaattttgtaactttgtgtgggaatagcaggtgcagaaattgaaaataagttattttttatgttcttcacagaatgAGCCAAGGCCAGTGAGAttgagttagaagaaataataaatagcataatttccattttagcaaacattaaaaatggctcccacagacccgaacaccttacaagggttaagaaaaattaaagatttcaacatatatttttaaaagccGGTGTACAACCTTACAAATACTCTGAATAAAGGCATGCATGTATCATATAAAATAACTTAAAGAACATCacgttttagatttttttttgcataatcaAAAACACTGAACTGTCTTATATGTCATCCCTTTCATGTGCTGTGATAATTTATCCAATTTGAAAACCGATATTTGTATCTTCtcatgatacatttttacagATTCAGGGAGGGGATGAAGACCCTTGGTGTTCTTGATGCAATAAGAATGCCCCCAGATGCTTTCGGACCGCTGTCTTGTCACGAGCCATCTCCACTCACAGCTGATGTACTAGAACAGCTCTTTGAAATTCGACTGTCAGCAGTGGGCAGCAACAAAAGAAGGGCAGAGGAATGTGTGGTTGCATTTTGGAGGGACTACCTCGCGGATGTTGAGGGTAAGTATTATTGCTAGTTATGGAATAAAAATCTTTTCATATGCC
It encodes the following:
- the LOC120573478 gene encoding G2/M phase-specific E3 ubiquitin-protein ligase-like yields the protein MFQVVHRVSAALQRFREGMKTLGVLDAIRMPPDAFGPLSCHEPSPLTADVLEQLFEIRLSAVGSNKRRAEECVVAFWRDYLADVEEQEGPFGGILAFATGANDIPPLGFFPLPSVVFLHELPLRQDRHLPTTNTCINCLQLPVLNKFEDFKETMDFALKNTQGFGQE